A section of the Chloroflexota bacterium genome encodes:
- a CDS encoding peptide ABC transporter substrate-binding protein: protein MACTRSSVTARWAGWLKRGASANVAALVVIATGCVGGPSGRAAPGAQAPATETSPKSITIAFPIDPTALAGSMSGLGAAAVPSRYFREFTNAYLTTHDARDELVPWLVTDLPSLDDGTWKVLDDDRMEVTWKLRHGITWQDGAELTSDDLKFSWEVSKDPTTTLAPQGIARYVESVETPDPYTATFIWGQVSQLGIQAGVREFDVLPRHVLGDVERAGFSDNAYFTDPGVFVGSGPFRAVAWDRGSSITLQANDAYFLGRPKIDRVTFTIIRDTQAALANMLAGRIDIAYWTISNEGARIIAQEWSKAGGGTVEMQPNNARHLLPQLRPDYATPRDLTDVRVRKALMYAMDRAELAETAAPGAAEVVNSTTYPDSALGKVVEERAIHYDPDPARAQALFAETGWQKGPDGMLTKLGERFQLSLRTGNASSDAGMIFPVLQQQYRAIGIDLALDTSVPADVQAEATFSGVWFTALPDNQTGFLSRFNSALIAGPQNRWAGTDRNGYANPAADELLRRVDRTLRRDERIEVWAEANRVLVDDVAFMPLYNYPYPYVVAGRVVGATPGNPINPPSYFPHTWDVR, encoded by the coding sequence ATGGCCTGCACACGGTCGTCCGTCACCGCGCGATGGGCGGGGTGGCTCAAGCGCGGCGCGAGCGCGAATGTGGCCGCGCTCGTGGTCATCGCGACGGGGTGCGTGGGCGGTCCCTCGGGGCGCGCGGCGCCTGGAGCCCAGGCGCCGGCCACCGAGACCTCTCCGAAGTCGATTACCATCGCATTCCCCATCGACCCTACGGCTCTGGCAGGCAGCATGTCCGGGCTCGGCGCCGCCGCGGTTCCCAGCCGCTACTTCCGCGAGTTCACGAACGCGTATCTCACGACCCACGACGCTCGGGATGAGCTGGTGCCCTGGCTCGTCACGGACCTTCCGTCGCTCGATGATGGGACGTGGAAGGTCCTGGACGATGATCGCATGGAGGTTACCTGGAAGCTCCGGCACGGCATCACGTGGCAGGACGGCGCCGAGCTGACCTCCGACGATCTGAAATTCAGCTGGGAGGTCAGCAAAGATCCGACGACCACGCTGGCCCCCCAAGGGATCGCACGATATGTGGAGTCGGTAGAGACTCCCGATCCGTACACGGCGACCTTCATCTGGGGTCAGGTGAGCCAACTGGGCATTCAGGCCGGCGTGCGCGAGTTCGACGTGCTGCCGCGCCACGTCCTCGGGGATGTGGAACGGGCCGGATTCTCAGACAACGCGTACTTCACCGATCCCGGGGTGTTCGTCGGCAGCGGCCCGTTTCGTGCCGTGGCGTGGGACCGCGGCAGCTCCATCACCCTCCAAGCGAACGACGCATACTTCCTCGGCCGACCAAAGATCGATCGCGTGACGTTCACGATTATTCGCGACACGCAGGCTGCTCTCGCGAATATGCTCGCCGGGCGGATTGACATCGCGTACTGGACCATCTCCAACGAGGGTGCACGGATCATCGCGCAAGAATGGTCCAAGGCGGGCGGCGGCACCGTGGAGATGCAGCCAAACAACGCGAGGCACCTGCTGCCGCAGCTGCGGCCCGACTACGCGACGCCTCGCGACCTTACCGACGTTCGCGTGCGCAAGGCGCTCATGTACGCGATGGACCGGGCGGAGCTTGCCGAAACCGCCGCGCCCGGTGCAGCTGAGGTTGTGAACAGCACCACGTATCCGGACAGCGCCTTGGGGAAGGTCGTCGAGGAGCGGGCGATCCACTATGACCCGGATCCGGCCCGGGCGCAGGCGCTGTTCGCCGAAACAGGCTGGCAGAAAGGCCCTGACGGGATGCTGACGAAGCTCGGCGAGCGCTTCCAGCTCAGTCTTCGCACGGGAAACGCGTCCAGCGACGCCGGCATGATTTTCCCCGTGCTCCAGCAACAATACCGCGCCATCGGTATCGACCTGGCGCTGGACACCTCCGTGCCCGCCGACGTGCAGGCGGAGGCGACCTTCTCGGGTGTTTGGTTCACGGCGCTTCCCGACAATCAGACTGGATTCCTCAGTCGGTTCAACAGCGCCCTCATCGCGGGCCCCCAGAATCGCTGGGCGGGGACCGACCGCAATGGCTATGCCAATCCTGCGGCGGACGAGCTGCTCCGTCGCGTGGACCGCACGCTCCGCCGCGACGAGCGCATCGAAGTCTGGGCTGAGGCCAATCGCGTCCTCGTAGACGACGTGGCCTTCATGCCCCTGTACAACTACCCCTATCCGTACGTGGTGGCCGGGCGCGTTGTGGGCGCTACGCCGGGCAACCCCATCAATCCACCGTCCTACTTCCCCCACACTTGGGACGTCCGATAG
- a CDS encoding nitroreductase family deazaflavin-dependent oxidoreductase, whose protein sequence is MQDPRERNRRVIEEFRANRGIVGGQQAGRPLLLLTTIGAKSHKPYTTPVMYLRDGDRLAIFATHGGSPTHPDWYHNLVANPMVTVEIGAERYSARATVASGTDRDALYARQAQLFPQFADYQRKTSRIIPVVILQRTEEA, encoded by the coding sequence GTGCAGGACCCGCGCGAGCGCAATCGGCGCGTTATCGAGGAGTTCCGGGCCAACCGAGGAATCGTCGGCGGCCAGCAAGCGGGGCGGCCGCTGCTGCTTCTCACCACGATTGGCGCGAAGAGCCACAAGCCCTACACGACGCCGGTCATGTACCTGCGCGACGGCGACCGGCTCGCGATATTCGCAACCCACGGCGGTTCGCCGACTCACCCCGACTGGTACCACAACTTGGTGGCCAACCCGATGGTGACGGTCGAAATCGGCGCGGAACGGTACTCGGCGCGAGCGACCGTCGCCAGTGGGACAGACCGCGACGCTCTCTACGCTCGCCAGGCACAACTCTTCCCACAATTTGCCGACTATCAGCGAAAGACGTCCAGAATCATCCCGGTCGTCATCTTGCAGCGAACGGAGGAGGCCTAA
- a CDS encoding PspC domain-containing protein, with the protein MQPEGGPARRLYRSRKNRMLAGVVGGIAEYIGVDPTIARVVWVIVSIFLPPMLALDVLLYVALALIIPPSPEDP; encoded by the coding sequence GTGCAACCGGAGGGTGGACCCGCGCGACGCCTGTACCGCTCCCGAAAGAACCGCATGCTCGCCGGGGTCGTAGGCGGAATCGCGGAGTACATCGGGGTCGATCCCACGATCGCGCGGGTCGTCTGGGTCATTGTCAGCATATTCCTACCGCCGATGCTGGCGCTCGATGTCCTCCTGTACGTTGCCCTTGCGCTCATCATTCCGCCGAGCCCTGAAGACCCCTGA
- a CDS encoding CoA-binding protein, giving the protein MAQPASRTPEIHAVRPSPPLDARIADFLAQRRIAVTGVSAKRSTTGNVIYRKLKSAGYQVFAVNPTISTFEGEVCYPDLRSIPGGVDGVVVVNRPAVTEVIARQCVEAGVPRIWMHQSLIRAGTSVSEEAVGFCREHGITVIPGACPMMYVRGADFGHRCMRWMLRVTGGLPA; this is encoded by the coding sequence ATGGCTCAACCCGCATCTCGCACGCCCGAGATCCACGCGGTCCGTCCATCCCCCCCGCTTGATGCCAGGATCGCGGATTTCCTCGCCCAGCGGAGGATCGCGGTAACTGGCGTATCCGCGAAGCGGTCGACGACCGGCAACGTCATCTACCGGAAGCTGAAGAGCGCGGGCTACCAGGTGTTCGCGGTCAATCCGACGATCAGCACGTTCGAAGGAGAGGTCTGCTACCCGGACCTGCGCTCCATTCCCGGCGGGGTGGACGGCGTCGTCGTCGTCAACCGTCCTGCCGTAACCGAGGTCATCGCGCGCCAATGCGTGGAGGCCGGGGTCCCGCGGATCTGGATGCACCAGTCGCTCATTCGGGCCGGGACGAGCGTCTCGGAGGAGGCCGTCGGATTCTGCCGAGAGCACGGCATTACCGTGATTCCGGGAGCGTGTCCGATGATGTACGTCCGTGGCGCCGATTTCGGACACCGGTGCATGCGTTGGATGCTGCGCGTCACCGGCGGCTTGCCGGCATAG
- a CDS encoding CHRD domain-containing protein: protein MKRFVAPVLFVVLTLVLVGSVAAKGGPVSGGPSFGVTLSGAAEPSGGDPTGSGTALITLDSAAGAICVEASYAIGSLPVTGAHIHRGVAGEDGPIVVGFVGGGGDLPRPTTNSFAGCTQVEAGLLQSIAENPSGYYFNIHDGDFPGGAIRGQLAP, encoded by the coding sequence GTGAAGCGGTTCGTGGCACCGGTGCTCTTCGTCGTCCTGACCCTAGTTCTCGTTGGTTCCGTGGCGGCAAAGGGCGGCCCCGTCTCCGGCGGCCCATCGTTCGGCGTCACGCTGAGCGGCGCGGCAGAGCCCAGCGGGGGTGACCCCACCGGCAGCGGGACCGCGCTGATCACCCTCGATTCTGCCGCGGGTGCGATCTGCGTGGAGGCGAGCTATGCGATTGGCTCGCTGCCCGTCACGGGCGCGCACATCCACCGGGGCGTCGCCGGTGAAGATGGCCCCATCGTCGTGGGTTTCGTGGGCGGCGGTGGTGACCTGCCGAGGCCGACGACGAATTCATTCGCCGGGTGCACCCAGGTGGAAGCGGGCCTGCTTCAGTCCATCGCTGAGAACCCGAGCGGTTACTACTTTAATATCCATGATGGGGACTTCCCCGGCGGCGCCATCCGAGGCCAGCTCGCGCCCTAG
- a CDS encoding DUF3500 domain-containing protein → MAGESAAYRPRPRPPGTAARHIASPAPRLRERAQAAVAEPFVGVTADGRDEPGLFPIRATGASTEPMWRAAEAYLGSLSAEQRGARKAGRGTGTPVQSFFAWAGECGDESVSSYRVQSPVLLIEFDHQAGIALDNDVPTRTHIHTVVRTPNGNDSGRDILRQHVAARET, encoded by the coding sequence ATGGCAGGCGAATCCGCCGCCTATCGACCGCGCCCCCGCCCGCCGGGGACCGCCGCCCGCCACATCGCCTCTCCCGCGCCACGCTTGCGAGAACGAGCACAAGCGGCGGTGGCAGAGCCCTTCGTCGGCGTCACCGCGGACGGCCGCGACGAGCCTGGCCTCTTCCCGATCCGCGCGACCGGAGCCTCGACGGAGCCGATGTGGCGCGCTGCCGAGGCGTACCTCGGCAGCCTCAGCGCCGAGCAGCGGGGCGCGCGTAAAGCTGGACGAGGTACGGGAACACCTGTCCAAAGCTTCTTCGCATGGGCTGGCGAATGCGGGGACGAGAGCGTCTCCTCCTATCGGGTTCAGAGCCCAGTCTTGCTGATCGAATTCGATCACCAGGCCGGCATCGCTCTCGACAATGACGTGCCCACGCGAACGCACATCCACACCGTGGTCCGCACCCCGAACGGAAACGACTCTGGCCGCGACATTCTTCGCCAGCACGTCGCCGCGCGCGAGACTTGA
- a CDS encoding M24 family metallopeptidase, with protein sequence MAELIDLPRLTIAERDRRWARVRRAMDERDLACIITPPHTGHWELYAADTRYLTHIGGNCSETACVFPRQGDVTAIVLNRPEFWSRAQEWVGDLRTPKRHTWSAPMIDRMRELKLDRAQIGVVGLEGGVRTPEGTIPHRFFEAFRAAFPNATFVDVTVMMAELRAVKSPEELSVMERAAAIAEEAIRGFVDAARPGVPDYQVYAALYHRMLMAGGEVPTMVLWGTGSGQVRDAFLPTRRPLQPGDRLDNEIDGKYMGYVAQRVQPAVLGDAPAPLRDAMEMQRTVFNAALERMTPGTRFGEIASAIDDVAQEIGCKATLTMHGRGLGEDRPLLVGGEMTPEIANFVLQEGNAFIVKPNVRREGGPGITWGDTVAVTASGGRRLGTQPHDLIVIPC encoded by the coding sequence ATGGCCGAATTGATCGATCTGCCACGGTTGACAATCGCGGAGCGCGATCGGCGCTGGGCACGGGTTCGACGCGCTATGGACGAGCGCGATCTGGCGTGCATCATCACACCGCCCCATACCGGTCACTGGGAGCTGTACGCCGCGGACACGCGCTACCTCACGCATATCGGCGGCAATTGCTCGGAGACCGCGTGCGTCTTTCCGCGCCAAGGTGATGTCACCGCCATCGTCCTCAATCGCCCTGAGTTCTGGTCGCGCGCTCAGGAATGGGTCGGCGATCTCCGCACGCCAAAGCGCCACACCTGGTCCGCCCCCATGATCGACCGCATGCGCGAGTTGAAGCTGGACCGTGCGCAAATTGGGGTTGTCGGCCTGGAGGGCGGGGTGCGGACCCCGGAGGGCACGATCCCTCACCGATTTTTCGAGGCGTTTCGCGCGGCCTTCCCCAACGCGACGTTTGTGGACGTCACCGTGATGATGGCGGAGCTGCGCGCGGTCAAGAGCCCCGAAGAGCTATCCGTCATGGAGCGCGCGGCGGCCATTGCCGAAGAGGCGATCCGCGGCTTCGTCGACGCAGCGCGACCGGGCGTCCCCGACTACCAGGTGTACGCCGCTCTGTACCACAGGATGCTCATGGCGGGCGGAGAGGTCCCGACTATGGTTCTCTGGGGGACCGGATCCGGGCAGGTGCGCGACGCCTTTCTTCCGACGCGCCGGCCGCTCCAGCCCGGCGACCGGCTCGACAACGAGATCGACGGCAAGTACATGGGATACGTGGCTCAGCGCGTCCAGCCCGCCGTGCTGGGCGACGCGCCGGCGCCGTTGCGCGATGCGATGGAGATGCAGCGCACCGTGTTCAACGCCGCGTTGGAGCGCATGACGCCGGGCACGCGATTTGGGGAGATCGCGAGCGCCATCGACGACGTGGCGCAGGAGATCGGCTGTAAAGCCACCCTCACCATGCACGGCCGCGGGCTCGGCGAGGACCGGCCACTCCTCGTGGGCGGGGAGATGACGCCGGAGATCGCGAATTTTGTCCTGCAAGAAGGGAACGCCTTCATCGTGAAGCCAAACGTCCGGCGCGAGGGCGGACCCGGCATCACCTGGGGGGACACCGTCGCCGTGACTGCCTCAGGGGGAAGGCGTCTGGGCACGCAGCCTCACGACCTGATCGTCATTCCGTGTTGA
- a CDS encoding ABC transporter substrate-binding protein — protein sequence MRKIAALVPAISIAVLLANCAAPPSGRTSGQTTDQTPVSPQRTLVIIARGEPPSLAAKPLVGYSGSLNPPLRLFNATLDELDENDVSHPYLEQELPRLNTDSWRVAPDGTMETTHILRPNLTWHDGQVLTADDFVFGWQVFATPELGAGGTKPIKQMAEVVAKDPRTVVIRWRQPFPEADQLDTSFQPLPRHLLQRSYDQGDWSAFVNDSFWTTDYIGLGPYKVGTWEAGDYLEADAFAGHALGRPKIDRVKLEFVSDSNTALAKMLSGEAQYVADYVLGHQDGATLDEQWAGDNAGTVVFAPVLFRFTQIQLRPEYADPKAVLDVRFRRALAHAFDTPGAVEAFTGSKGLITYSLSWPKADYYPEIQKAITERKYDPRRAQQLLEEFGLERGADGFYAGSNGEPLQIDLWNTGGTFERENRVFADSLRKAGIDANPRTLGPARLRDEKARALIGGLFTGGLGSDRLTPFTSNSIPRPENHWTGTNRGGWSNPDYDRFWQAWNTTLAPSERIQDIAQMEHILNADVGIIPHYFTDVVTAWSSQLKGPVARTSPDAPAEIYRIETWEWGS from the coding sequence ATGCGGAAAATTGCGGCGCTCGTACCTGCCATCTCGATCGCCGTGCTGCTGGCAAATTGCGCTGCTCCTCCATCCGGGCGGACGTCCGGTCAGACCACCGATCAAACTCCGGTTTCACCTCAGCGAACGCTGGTCATCATCGCGCGGGGCGAACCACCCAGTCTCGCCGCAAAGCCGCTCGTGGGCTATTCCGGGTCTCTCAACCCCCCGTTGCGCTTGTTCAACGCTACTCTCGACGAGCTCGATGAAAACGACGTTTCCCACCCGTATCTCGAACAGGAGCTGCCAAGGCTCAACACAGACAGCTGGCGAGTCGCGCCCGATGGAACCATGGAGACAACCCATATCCTTCGCCCGAACCTGACTTGGCACGATGGACAAGTGCTTACCGCGGACGATTTCGTCTTTGGGTGGCAGGTGTTCGCGACTCCCGAGCTCGGCGCGGGCGGCACGAAGCCGATCAAGCAAATGGCGGAGGTGGTCGCAAAGGATCCCCGGACCGTGGTCATCCGGTGGCGTCAGCCATTCCCTGAGGCTGACCAGCTGGACACATCGTTCCAACCGCTTCCTCGACACCTCCTTCAGCGCTCGTACGACCAAGGGGACTGGTCGGCTTTCGTCAACGATTCGTTCTGGACCACCGACTACATCGGGCTCGGGCCCTACAAGGTGGGAACCTGGGAGGCCGGGGACTACCTCGAGGCCGATGCCTTTGCCGGACATGCCCTGGGCCGACCAAAGATTGACCGCGTGAAGCTGGAGTTCGTGTCCGATTCCAACACTGCGCTCGCCAAGATGCTGAGCGGCGAAGCCCAATACGTCGCCGACTACGTCCTCGGACACCAGGACGGTGCAACGCTCGACGAACAGTGGGCGGGGGACAACGCGGGGACCGTTGTGTTCGCCCCGGTCCTCTTTCGCTTCACGCAGATCCAGCTGCGGCCGGAGTACGCTGATCCAAAGGCTGTGCTCGACGTACGCTTCCGCAGAGCGCTCGCTCATGCCTTCGACACCCCGGGAGCGGTCGAAGCGTTCACAGGCAGCAAGGGACTCATTACATACTCACTGAGCTGGCCGAAAGCGGACTACTATCCCGAGATTCAGAAGGCCATCACCGAGCGAAAATATGATCCCCGGCGGGCACAGCAGCTACTCGAAGAATTCGGGTTGGAGCGGGGCGCCGACGGCTTCTATGCTGGGTCCAACGGTGAGCCGCTGCAGATCGATCTGTGGAATACGGGTGGTACCTTTGAGCGGGAGAACCGGGTCTTCGCCGACAGTCTGCGCAAGGCGGGAATCGACGCCAATCCGCGAACCCTTGGGCCCGCGCGCCTGCGCGACGAGAAGGCGCGAGCCCTCATCGGCGGTCTCTTCACCGGCGGGCTCGGGAGCGATCGGCTGACCCCGTTTACCAGCAACAGCATTCCGCGGCCGGAGAACCACTGGACCGGCACAAACCGCGGCGGCTGGAGCAATCCCGACTATGATCGATTCTGGCAAGCGTGGAACACGACCCTCGCCCCGTCGGAACGAATTCAGGATATTGCACAGATGGAGCACATCCTCAACGCGGACGTGGGCATCATTCCCCACTATTTCACCGACGTGGTCACAGCCTGGTCATCGCAGCTCAAGGGTCCAGTGGCCCGAACGTCGCCGGACGCGCCCGCGGAGATCTACCGCATCGAGACGTGGGAATGGGGCTCGTGA
- a CDS encoding VOC family protein has translation MAVNIQAPPVERIDHWTLVSSDIERTKRFYTEVLGAQSRERSRAGGGPVAVRLANTTIDFFEPDDHQRPSPGGEGQHHAYVIRYEDFDTWVERFRSFGIPLRFGNFGTRMSIMFDDPDGYHFEFTVPMESRERARQELTRRGFPFED, from the coding sequence ATGGCAGTCAACATCCAGGCTCCGCCCGTTGAGCGCATCGACCACTGGACCCTGGTCTCGAGCGACATCGAGCGCACCAAGCGCTTCTACACGGAGGTTCTCGGCGCGCAATCGCGGGAGCGCTCGCGGGCCGGCGGCGGACCGGTCGCCGTTCGGCTCGCCAACACGACCATCGATTTCTTCGAGCCCGACGACCATCAGCGCCCATCTCCCGGCGGTGAGGGCCAGCACCATGCCTACGTTATCCGGTACGAGGACTTCGACACGTGGGTTGAGCGCTTTCGATCCTTTGGCATCCCGTTGCGCTTTGGGAATTTCGGCACACGCATGTCAATCATGTTTGACGATCCCGACGGGTACCACTTCGAATTCACGGTCCCCATGGAGAGCCGCGAGCGCGCGCGCCAGGAGCTGACCCGGCGCGGATTCCCCTTCGAGGACTGA
- a CDS encoding YceI family protein, which yields MAWEYDPNLSKVEWAVGYLGIATIKGRFTKVQARLNVDDPDPCNWSVDATIDAASLFSGHQAMDDHVRSSDFLDVDTFPTIAFKTARVERTADAYRMIGSLTLHGVTREVALEGSYGGEATDARGRTKRGFSARATLRRSDFGIRSGMVGDRSVAGEEIRVSIDVVANKAD from the coding sequence ATGGCGTGGGAGTATGACCCGAACCTTTCGAAAGTGGAATGGGCGGTTGGCTATCTCGGGATCGCCACCATCAAGGGCCGATTCACCAAGGTGCAGGCAAGGCTGAATGTGGATGATCCCGATCCGTGCAACTGGTCGGTCGATGCGACCATCGACGCCGCGAGCCTCTTTTCCGGGCACCAAGCGATGGATGACCACGTGCGCAGCAGCGACTTCCTCGACGTCGACACCTTCCCGACCATCGCGTTCAAGACCGCGCGGGTCGAGCGCACGGCCGACGCGTATCGCATGATCGGCTCGCTGACGCTGCACGGGGTGACGCGCGAAGTGGCGCTCGAGGGTTCCTATGGGGGCGAGGCGACTGACGCGCGCGGGCGGACGAAGCGGGGCTTCAGCGCACGGGCGACGCTCCGGCGGAGCGATTTCGGGATTCGAAGCGGCATGGTTGGCGATCGCTCCGTGGCCGGGGAAGAGATCCGCGTCAGCATCGACGTCGTCGCCAATAAGGCAGACTAG
- a CDS encoding ABC transporter substrate-binding protein: MRHWQFVLPVTMVAVVLASCAGPTASGSRPGEGSASRPQQEAGSPGKTLVVATRAEPPSLSPKPFRSLGLTSDLSGRMFNAGLVIRNDDGDPQPYLAQSVPQVNSDAWRVNPDGTMQTTYKLKPNLTWHDGQPLTADDFVFAFEVFSNPTFGVAGSPPVNFMAGVTAPSPDTIVVDWNRTFPYANELEAGSGGTGNNAFPPLPRHILGQPFQSTDPDAFMASTFWTTDYVGAGPYKLDRWETGAFLEGAAFDGHVLGKAKIPRIRELFIGDPNTVIANMLSGEAQLTAGDSIRFNDGEVLETQWGDRGTVIDAPNLYRMVQFQRRPEFASTMAFTDLRVRQALHYGVDFDSLNEAVQGGKTTAAIGPIPPTATYYRQLDQAVMHYPYDPSKVAQLMSAAGFIKGSDGVWNSPDPAFGRMSFETNVLASPDSDNEMHIMADTWRKLGFDVKEVDWPPSQGRDREFRNAFPGLSTTSTPPGENALTEYRSDRIPTAANRWNGTNRGAWAGTPAYDRLVDTWETSLVKDERTQAVIQMNRILNDDCVVINLYWKLAAQAFARGVTGPRITSLDGSADWNIHEWEYR, translated from the coding sequence ATGCGTCACTGGCAATTCGTCCTCCCGGTGACCATGGTCGCTGTCGTGCTCGCGTCGTGCGCCGGCCCCACGGCGAGCGGCTCACGCCCCGGTGAAGGGTCCGCATCTCGACCGCAGCAGGAGGCGGGAAGCCCGGGCAAAACACTGGTGGTGGCGACCCGGGCGGAGCCACCCAGCCTCAGTCCGAAGCCGTTCCGCTCTCTGGGCCTGACGTCCGATCTCTCTGGGCGCATGTTCAATGCCGGCCTCGTGATCCGCAACGACGACGGCGATCCTCAGCCTTACCTCGCCCAATCAGTTCCCCAGGTGAACTCGGATGCTTGGCGGGTCAACCCCGACGGGACGATGCAGACGACGTACAAGCTCAAGCCCAACCTGACCTGGCATGACGGCCAGCCGCTGACAGCCGACGATTTCGTCTTTGCCTTTGAGGTCTTCAGCAATCCCACGTTCGGAGTGGCTGGCTCGCCGCCGGTCAATTTCATGGCCGGGGTGACCGCGCCGTCCCCGGACACCATCGTGGTCGACTGGAACCGAACGTTTCCGTACGCAAACGAGCTGGAGGCAGGAAGCGGCGGCACGGGAAATAACGCGTTTCCGCCGCTGCCGCGCCATATCCTCGGGCAACCGTTCCAGTCGACCGATCCCGACGCCTTCATGGCTTCCACCTTCTGGACAACCGACTACGTTGGGGCCGGGCCGTACAAGCTCGACCGCTGGGAGACCGGCGCATTCCTCGAAGGGGCTGCCTTCGATGGGCACGTGCTGGGCAAGGCGAAGATTCCCAGGATCCGGGAGCTGTTCATCGGAGACCCCAACACCGTCATCGCCAATATGCTCTCCGGAGAGGCGCAGCTCACGGCGGGTGACTCTATCCGCTTCAACGACGGCGAGGTGCTCGAAACGCAATGGGGCGATCGCGGAACCGTGATCGATGCGCCCAACCTGTACCGGATGGTGCAGTTCCAGCGCCGCCCGGAGTTCGCCAGCACGATGGCATTCACCGATCTTCGGGTTCGACAGGCGCTGCACTACGGCGTCGACTTCGACTCCTTGAACGAAGCCGTTCAGGGCGGCAAGACGACCGCGGCCATCGGTCCCATACCGCCGACCGCCACGTACTACCGGCAGCTCGACCAGGCCGTCATGCACTATCCGTACGACCCGTCCAAAGTCGCGCAGCTCATGTCCGCAGCGGGCTTCATCAAGGGATCGGACGGCGTGTGGAATAGCCCCGATCCCGCGTTCGGACGGATGTCCTTTGAGACGAACGTCCTGGCGTCTCCAGACAGCGACAACGAGATGCACATCATGGCCGACACGTGGCGCAAGCTGGGCTTCGACGTGAAGGAGGTAGACTGGCCGCCGTCGCAGGGCCGCGACCGGGAGTTTCGAAACGCATTCCCCGGTCTGTCGACAACCAGCACGCCGCCCGGCGAGAACGCGTTGACGGAGTATCGAAGCGATCGCATTCCGACGGCCGCGAATCGCTGGAACGGGACCAACCGGGGCGCGTGGGCCGGTACGCCCGCGTACGACCGTCTCGTGGACACGTGGGAGACGAGCCTGGTGAAGGACGAGCGCACGCAGGCCGTGATTCAGATGAACCGGATTCTCAATGACGACTGCGTGGTCATCAATCTCTACTGGAAGCTGGCCGCGCAGGCCTTCGCTCGCGGAGTGACTGGCCCCCGCATCACGAGCCTGGACGGCAGCGCCGACTGGAACATCCACGAGTGGGAGTATCGGTAG
- a CDS encoding VOC family protein: MPITNGTFVWYELLTTDLPAARDFYSRVVGWEPMDAQTPGMEYWVFKAGGEHVAGLMTLPEPARRMGAPPNWLGYVAVADVDATANQATASGGRVLNPPMDIPNVGRFTPIADPGGSVIGIYTPANPDSESTVQQMERGHIGWNELYASDVEAGFAFYSRLFGWVKKEAMDMGPMGVYQIFGTDDVTLGGMMTKPPQAPTGYWTYYINVASIDGAVERVRTAGGQIVNGPMEVPGGMWIVQGTDPQHALFALIGAR; this comes from the coding sequence ATGCCGATCACGAACGGGACCTTTGTTTGGTATGAGCTGCTGACGACGGATCTGCCCGCGGCGCGCGATTTCTACAGCCGCGTGGTAGGTTGGGAGCCGATGGACGCGCAAACACCCGGAATGGAGTATTGGGTGTTCAAGGCCGGCGGCGAGCACGTGGCGGGGCTCATGACACTCCCCGAGCCAGCGCGGCGAATGGGTGCTCCCCCAAACTGGCTGGGCTACGTAGCCGTGGCGGACGTCGACGCGACCGCCAATCAGGCCACCGCCAGTGGAGGACGCGTGCTCAACCCGCCGATGGACATTCCGAACGTCGGGCGCTTTACGCCCATCGCGGACCCCGGCGGTTCCGTTATCGGAATCTACACCCCGGCAAATCCGGACTCCGAATCGACCGTGCAGCAAATGGAGCGAGGACACATCGGGTGGAACGAGCTCTACGCCAGCGACGTGGAAGCAGGCTTCGCGTTCTACTCGCGCCTGTTCGGATGGGTAAAGAAGGAAGCGATGGACATGGGGCCAATGGGCGTTTATCAGATCTTCGGCACCGACGACGTGACTCTCGGCGGGATGATGACCAAGCCGCCCCAGGCACCCACCGGCTACTGGACGTACTACATCAACGTGGCCAGCATCGACGGCGCGGTCGAGCGGGTCCGAACGGCCGGCGGACAGATCGTCAATGGTCCCATGGAGGTCCCCGGGGGGATGTGGATCGTGCAGGGAACGGATCCCCAGCACGCCCTGTTCGCGCTTATCGGAGCGCGGTAG